In a single window of the Spirochaetota bacterium genome:
- the radA gene encoding DNA repair protein RadA, translating into MPKKPKTIYICNECGATFQKWLGKCPECNAWNTIVEEIQDTPVVKNEIPFENSILPLSQVLSESIQRIPTGIGEFDLVCGGGVVPGSIILLGGEPGIGKSTLALQVAQHCTTLYCSGEETLQQIHLRSRRLNIKPDSIHLSSVTDIDHIEALIRSNTPQLVIIDSIQTLYSREITSPVGSVSQIRYTASRLADVARQTQTCILLIGHITKDGSIAGPKILEHIVDTVLYFEGDFTRDYRILRAFKNRFGSINEIALFTMTATGLTEVKDKNSLFVQSHDTSFPGSVISATIEGTRTILFEAQSLVTATSFSNPRRMADGFDVNRLNLLVAVIEKHAKISLSSFDIFINVAGGFTIDDTSCDLAIAAAIISSLKNTIIPHTTGIIGELSLSGQVRSASHSLRRLSEFLNSGITTIILPRNNISEVSNAGFSGTLIPLTTIAELTQILQHL; encoded by the coding sequence ATGCCTAAAAAACCAAAAACAATATATATCTGTAATGAATGCGGGGCAACATTTCAGAAATGGTTGGGTAAATGCCCGGAATGCAACGCCTGGAATACCATAGTTGAAGAAATACAGGATACTCCTGTTGTTAAAAACGAAATACCTTTTGAAAATTCCATCCTTCCCCTTTCACAGGTGCTGTCGGAATCTATTCAGCGTATTCCAACCGGTATTGGCGAATTTGACCTTGTTTGTGGTGGAGGAGTGGTTCCCGGCTCCATTATCCTTCTGGGTGGTGAACCAGGTATAGGCAAATCCACGCTTGCCTTACAGGTGGCTCAACACTGCACCACACTGTACTGCTCTGGAGAAGAAACCTTGCAGCAGATACACTTACGCTCTCGCCGCCTTAATATCAAGCCTGATTCAATACATCTTTCGTCAGTTACCGATATTGACCATATTGAAGCACTCATACGCTCCAACACACCTCAACTGGTAATTATAGACTCTATCCAGACACTGTATTCCAGAGAGATAACATCACCTGTTGGTTCCGTAAGCCAGATACGCTATACCGCGTCACGGCTTGCTGATGTTGCCAGGCAAACGCAAACCTGTATACTATTAATTGGTCATATCACCAAGGATGGCTCTATTGCAGGTCCAAAAATACTGGAGCATATTGTTGATACGGTACTTTATTTTGAAGGAGACTTTACCCGTGACTATCGCATATTGCGTGCCTTTAAAAACCGTTTTGGATCAATTAATGAGATAGCACTATTTACCATGACCGCCACAGGATTAACAGAAGTAAAGGACAAGAACTCACTATTTGTTCAATCACATGATACAAGCTTTCCGGGAAGCGTTATCAGTGCCACCATAGAAGGAACGCGAACCATACTCTTTGAAGCACAATCACTTGTTACTGCAACAAGCTTTTCTAACCCCCGCCGGATGGCAGATGGTTTTGATGTTAACAGGCTTAATCTGCTGGTAGCGGTCATTGAAAAGCATGCAAAGATTTCATTAAGCTCGTTTGACATATTTATTAATGTTGCAGGCGGATTTACCATCGATGATACATCTTGTGACCTGGCAATTGCCGCCGCCATTATATCCAGTTTAAAAAATACAATCATTCCCCATACCACCGGCATCATTGGCGAATTATCACTTTCCGGACAGGTTCGCTCTGCAAGCCACTCATTACGCAGGCTATCGGAATTTTTAAACTCCGGTATAACCACCATTATTTTACCCCGCAATAATATATCTGAGGTTTCAAATGCCGGCTTTTCCGGGACACTAATACCGTTAACCACCATTGCAGAGCTTACACAAATTTTACAGCATCTTTGA
- a CDS encoding MlaD family protein produces the protein MRLSNEAKVGLLVMTSFTLFIVLVGLLTKFNISQKGYRLHVYFGFLNDLRVGAPVKIGGGIKIGYVDEIRQTGEKTDVILWIDKGYRLSKAATFSIFTSGMIGEKYINVVIPPMSEDVGFLNDGDIKYGIDPASFDQMMQTFQSFMQDKSGAQILAEIFQNSNKFVANLNKMVDENRYDVRQSVGTARAAIVTFSQQLQQFMNQMNVISKNMAYISEKNREDITITLQNLSELTSSMNKIAYRLEKGRGTMGKLLYDEEIYTNIRDASISAKELFSRLEKDPSLLLFKQKK, from the coding sequence ATGCGCCTGAGTAATGAAGCAAAAGTTGGGCTTTTAGTTATGACAAGCTTTACTCTTTTTATTGTACTGGTTGGACTGTTAACAAAATTTAACATTTCACAAAAAGGCTACCGGTTACATGTATATTTTGGATTTTTAAACGACCTTAGAGTTGGTGCCCCTGTCAAAATTGGTGGTGGCATCAAAATTGGATATGTGGATGAGATCCGCCAGACTGGTGAAAAAACAGATGTTATACTATGGATAGATAAGGGATACCGGTTATCAAAAGCAGCAACGTTTTCAATCTTTACATCAGGCATGATTGGGGAAAAATATATTAATGTTGTCATTCCTCCAATGAGCGAGGATGTTGGTTTTCTTAACGACGGGGATATCAAGTATGGTATTGACCCTGCAAGCTTTGACCAGATGATGCAGACATTCCAGAGCTTTATGCAGGATAAAAGCGGTGCCCAGATCCTTGCCGAGATATTCCAGAATTCAAATAAATTTGTTGCAAACTTAAATAAAATGGTTGATGAAAACCGCTATGATGTAAGGCAGTCAGTTGGTACTGCACGTGCAGCTATTGTAACTTTTTCCCAGCAATTGCAGCAATTTATGAACCAGATGAATGTTATTTCAAAAAATATGGCATATATCTCTGAAAAAAACCGTGAAGATATTACCATTACATTACAAAATCTTTCTGAACTCACATCCAGCATGAATAAAATTGCATATCGTCTTGAAAAGGGCCGTGGAACAATGGGAAAGCTTCTGTATGATGAAGAAATTTATACTAACATACGTGATGCATCCATTTCAGCAAAAGAACTTTTTTCAAGGCTTGAAAAAGATCCATCATTACTACTCTTTAAGCAGAAAAAATAA
- the purD gene encoding phosphoribosylamine--glycine ligase, which produces MRYLVVGSGGREHAIAWRLIHDGSASEVYVAPGNGGIDERFRIQVAVNDFESLYTICKQKNIDIVIIGPEAPLVDGVVDFLQNRGVRVFGPTAQAAQLEGSKLFAKYIMQKYNVPTAHFREFKGKESLIEYIESSAVFPVVIKLDGLAAGKGVGVCRDRETALQFIHEMVKDNAKVFVEDFCDGEEASVLGISDGTTVLPFIAAQDHKRVYDNDEGPNTGGMGAYAPAPVVTSRILERVHREILQPVILGMKNEGMPFVGILYAGLIIKGNDIKVLEFNVRFGDPETQVLLPLVNGKLGDFIQAAIDGKLSSMNLTFRNKHAITVVLASGGYPGSYKTGLPITGLDQLPEDILVFHAGTKRDGQLLTNGGRVLNITAIADSLEEAYHKVYNAIPSVSFEGMHYRKDIGFRALKKRP; this is translated from the coding sequence ATGAGATATTTAGTTGTAGGATCTGGCGGGCGTGAACATGCCATTGCATGGAGGTTGATTCATGATGGAAGTGCCAGTGAGGTATATGTTGCACCCGGCAATGGTGGTATTGATGAGAGGTTTAGAATTCAGGTTGCTGTGAATGATTTTGAATCATTATACACTATCTGCAAACAAAAAAATATTGATATTGTTATAATTGGGCCTGAAGCTCCTCTTGTTGATGGGGTAGTTGATTTTTTACAGAACAGAGGTGTTAGGGTATTTGGTCCAACAGCTCAGGCTGCACAACTTGAAGGTAGCAAGCTTTTTGCAAAATATATCATGCAAAAATATAATGTGCCAACAGCTCATTTCAGGGAATTTAAAGGAAAAGAATCGCTAATAGAATATATAGAATCTTCAGCGGTTTTTCCGGTTGTAATAAAGTTAGATGGGCTTGCTGCAGGTAAGGGTGTGGGTGTGTGCAGGGATAGGGAGACTGCACTGCAGTTTATTCATGAGATGGTCAAAGATAACGCAAAAGTTTTTGTTGAGGATTTTTGTGATGGTGAAGAAGCATCCGTACTGGGGATCAGTGATGGTACAACAGTGTTGCCATTTATTGCTGCCCAGGATCATAAGCGGGTATATGATAATGATGAAGGGCCTAACACCGGTGGTATGGGTGCATATGCACCGGCTCCAGTGGTTACCAGCAGAATACTGGAAAGGGTGCACAGGGAAATTCTTCAACCAGTAATTCTGGGTATGAAAAATGAGGGGATGCCTTTTGTTGGGATTTTGTATGCAGGCCTTATTATTAAAGGCAATGATATTAAAGTATTGGAATTCAATGTTCGCTTTGGTGATCCTGAAACGCAAGTGTTATTGCCATTGGTAAATGGCAAATTAGGTGATTTCATACAGGCAGCTATTGATGGAAAACTTTCCAGTATGAATCTTACATTCAGGAATAAGCATGCCATTACTGTGGTCCTTGCTTCAGGAGGTTACCCCGGTTCATATAAAACGGGTTTACCTATTACAGGTTTGGACCAACTGCCTGAGGATATCCTTGTTTTTCATGCAGGTACTAAACGGGATGGGCAATTACTTACCAATGGGGGTAGAGTGCTGAATATTACAGCAATAGCCGACAGTTTAGAAGAAGCCTACCATAAAGTATATAATGCTATACCGTCTGTATCATTTGAGGGTATGCACTATAGAAAAGATATCGGTTTCAGGGCTTTGAAAAAACGCCCGTAA
- a CDS encoding YkgJ family cysteine cluster protein, giving the protein MQSLKYYYELIQKVDAFTDSVVETYGKQLHCREGCSSCCILESIMPVELIPIVQWYIKQPESIRTIIKQKSYHSCIFLHNNSCIIYPVRPVICRTHGYPVLIHNGVDICPLNNGIRFEPQYILNLENCNTMLAAINILFIKEVQIPILQTERINLRAFFQSPETDIFSIVHTLK; this is encoded by the coding sequence ATGCAATCACTCAAATATTACTATGAGCTGATACAAAAAGTTGATGCATTTACTGACTCTGTCGTTGAAACGTACGGCAAACAATTACATTGCAGGGAGGGCTGCAGCAGTTGTTGTATACTGGAAAGTATAATGCCGGTTGAACTGATACCCATAGTACAATGGTATATAAAACAACCTGAATCAATAAGAACCATAATTAAACAGAAAAGCTATCATTCCTGTATATTTTTGCATAACAATAGCTGCATTATCTATCCTGTACGGCCTGTAATTTGCAGAACCCATGGCTATCCGGTTTTAATACATAACGGTGTTGATATCTGCCCATTAAATAATGGCATACGCTTTGAACCACAATATATTCTCAATTTAGAAAACTGTAACACAATGCTTGCAGCTATTAATATTTTATTTATTAAGGAAGTACAAATCCCTATATTACAAACAGAACGTATTAACTTACGGGCGTTTTTTCAAAGCCCTGAAACCGATATCTTTTCTATAGTGCATACCCTCAAATGA
- a CDS encoding cytochrome c biogenesis protein CcdA — protein MKSNKIYLAIYTLILFMIASEYYGYADTNITIHPVKKVLNVKPNTKACTIIDIELPSKGYIYANPKGEGTGKATTAYTKATQHIVPGKTRYLPGTFYISPLDSKPVYIYKKHTSLCIPFTLHTAKEGSYSLSITIEALYCNDVSCTPIRQTVTQIINVDKSASEFDTSLCAMYKEPEAIIHTVNKKDASGHFNVIDAGSSSPLSLFHAIFFGILAGFLLNFMPCVLPVISLKILSFISYGNNKPRQVRIMGLLFTAGILTSFLALASLAAYAGYNWGELFQHKTFIIIMAAIIFALALSFFGVYTFNIPRLPQVQSANIYVDSYFKGIVATLLATPCSGPFLGATLAWSLTQHPVIIFMVFINIGLGMSLPYLLLSFYPSLIRFIPKPGDWMITFEQFMGFLMVATTIYLVTLLDASTLIKTIWFLLLVSIGLWQWGRFGNLTKPSLQRIISFVVLVLLVFSASILFSSKKTSQATITYKPYDWEAIVHNNTSQVAMVIFTAQWCPNCKFVEATALSSSDVIEFIHKNNIAVYKADITTKNPPAETILQQLGSRSIPFVAIFPSGDNFSQPVILRDIYTAKDLLKALQKALELSKQSEVPQLMTIP, from the coding sequence ATGAAAAGTAACAAAATATATTTAGCAATATATACCTTAATTTTGTTTATGATTGCATCCGAATATTATGGATACGCTGATACTAACATTACTATACATCCTGTAAAGAAAGTACTAAATGTAAAACCAAATACAAAAGCCTGTACTATTATAGATATAGAGCTACCTTCAAAAGGCTATATCTATGCCAACCCCAAAGGTGAAGGAACCGGAAAAGCTACAACCGCTTATACAAAAGCAACGCAACACATAGTACCCGGAAAAACGCGTTATCTTCCCGGAACCTTTTATATTTCACCTCTTGACAGCAAACCCGTGTATATTTACAAAAAGCACACCTCACTCTGTATCCCATTTACACTACATACGGCAAAAGAAGGTTCGTATTCATTATCAATCACTATTGAGGCATTATATTGCAATGATGTATCCTGCACCCCCATACGGCAGACTGTCACCCAGATAATCAACGTTGATAAATCAGCCTCTGAATTTGACACTTCATTATGCGCCATGTATAAAGAGCCTGAAGCTATAATTCATACAGTAAACAAAAAGGATGCATCCGGTCATTTTAACGTAATAGATGCAGGCAGTTCTTCTCCATTAAGTTTATTCCACGCAATCTTCTTTGGCATTTTAGCAGGCTTTTTACTCAACTTTATGCCCTGTGTGCTGCCTGTAATTAGCCTGAAAATTTTAAGTTTTATATCATATGGCAACAACAAACCACGCCAGGTAAGGATTATGGGATTGCTTTTTACCGCAGGGATACTCACATCATTTCTGGCATTGGCTTCTCTGGCAGCATATGCTGGATATAACTGGGGTGAGCTTTTTCAGCATAAAACATTTATTATTATTATGGCAGCCATAATTTTCGCACTGGCATTATCGTTTTTTGGTGTGTATACATTCAATATTCCACGACTTCCACAAGTACAAAGTGCCAATATATACGTAGATTCCTATTTCAAAGGCATAGTTGCCACACTACTTGCTACCCCCTGCAGCGGTCCGTTTTTAGGGGCTACACTGGCATGGTCATTAACGCAGCATCCAGTTATAATTTTTATGGTTTTTATTAACATTGGCCTTGGCATGTCCTTGCCATATCTGCTTTTATCATTCTATCCGTCACTTATCAGGTTCATTCCCAAACCAGGAGACTGGATGATAACATTTGAGCAATTCATGGGATTTCTAATGGTTGCCACCACTATCTACCTTGTCACATTGCTTGATGCATCTACATTGATAAAAACTATTTGGTTTTTATTACTTGTATCCATTGGATTATGGCAATGGGGACGGTTTGGAAATTTAACAAAACCATCTCTACAGCGAATAATTTCATTTGTGGTGCTTGTGCTACTTGTTTTTTCTGCAAGCATACTATTTTCTTCCAAAAAAACATCACAAGCTACCATAACCTACAAGCCTTATGACTGGGAGGCGATAGTTCATAACAATACATCGCAGGTTGCAATGGTCATTTTTACTGCACAGTGGTGTCCAAACTGCAAATTTGTTGAAGCTACAGCATTATCATCTTCAGATGTTATTGAATTTATCCATAAGAATAATATTGCTGTGTACAAAGCCGATATTACAACAAAAAATCCCCCAGCAGAGACCATATTGCAACAACTGGGTTCACGATCAATACCCTTTGTAGCTATCTTCCCTTCAGGGGATAATTTTTCACAACCTGTTATCCTGCGTGATATTTATACAGCAAAAGATTTATTGAAGGCTTTGCAAAAAGCTCTGGAATTGAGCAAACAATCAGAGGTTCCTCAACTGATGACTATTCCTTAA
- a CDS encoding CsgG/HfaB family protein has protein sequence MKKLTVLLLFLFMISCTSVDKSVYIKDKQALQKPIRIAVLTFVDAPKYPGSGVSIADALTSELVQISNWDLVERSQVEKIIKEKSLDMTGLTDAQLTDIGKLAKTDYIIVGSVSDYYYDRQFYIVPKTKIAFNARIINTQTGSIVGTLRYNRETNKNAWCGCCLLGWYYLPILLLTDQNINTDVSKAARDVVRAIEKDISGKKGCCI, from the coding sequence ATGAAAAAATTAACAGTGCTTTTACTATTTCTTTTTATGATTTCTTGTACATCAGTAGACAAATCAGTGTACATAAAAGATAAACAGGCTTTACAAAAGCCTATTCGTATAGCTGTGCTAACCTTTGTTGATGCCCCAAAATATCCTGGTTCAGGAGTAAGTATTGCTGACGCATTGACAAGTGAACTGGTACAGATATCTAACTGGGATCTGGTGGAACGATCTCAGGTGGAAAAAATTATTAAGGAAAAATCCTTAGACATGACAGGATTAACCGATGCACAACTGACTGATATAGGCAAACTGGCTAAAACAGATTATATTATTGTGGGAAGTGTATCAGATTATTATTATGACAGGCAATTTTATATTGTACCAAAGACAAAGATAGCATTCAATGCCCGTATTATCAATACACAAACAGGGAGCATTGTAGGCACTTTACGCTATAACCGTGAAACCAATAAGAATGCATGGTGCGGATGCTGTCTATTAGGGTGGTATTATCTTCCTATATTACTGCTTACTGACCAGAATATTAATACAGATGTAAGCAAAGCTGCTCGTGATGTGGTAAGGGCTATAGAAAAGGATATTAGTGGTAAAAAAGGGTGCTGCATATAA
- a CDS encoding histone deacetylase, with protein MVPTAYLFDPVYMDHDTGWGHPERPERLAAIDQRLRQQTYYKSLIKVEPKIGAKRYIELVHSAEYIDRVKQEIESGIHYLDSMDTAVCKRSYEVALFAVGGSLNMCDTIMSGEAIRGFCAVRPPGHHAEYDYAAGFCIFNNIAIAAKYLQVEHGLKKIAIVDWDVHHGNGTQHTFERDKTVMYISTHQYPHYPGTGARSERGKGEGEGYTLNFPMPAGSGEPEYLDVFKNQIVPALIKFEPDIILISAGFDAHNADPLSYIGLTSESYYKFTVLLKQVANEFSGGRMIAFLEGGYDLEALASSVDMMMRGFIED; from the coding sequence ATGGTACCTACTGCATACCTGTTTGATCCTGTATATATGGACCATGATACAGGATGGGGACATCCAGAAAGACCTGAGCGACTGGCAGCTATAGATCAGCGATTGCGTCAGCAGACATATTATAAATCCCTGATTAAGGTTGAACCAAAAATTGGAGCAAAGCGGTATATAGAACTGGTGCATTCTGCGGAATACATTGACCGCGTAAAGCAGGAGATAGAATCCGGCATACATTATTTAGATTCCATGGATACAGCTGTATGCAAGCGTTCATATGAGGTTGCGCTATTTGCAGTAGGTGGTAGCCTCAACATGTGTGATACCATTATGTCGGGTGAAGCAATACGCGGCTTTTGTGCAGTTCGCCCTCCCGGTCATCATGCTGAGTATGATTATGCTGCAGGTTTTTGTATATTCAATAATATTGCAATTGCAGCTAAATATTTACAGGTAGAGCATGGATTAAAAAAAATTGCGATAGTTGATTGGGATGTACACCATGGTAATGGAACACAGCATACCTTTGAGCGTGATAAAACCGTAATGTACATCAGCACGCATCAGTATCCTCATTATCCTGGAACCGGTGCCCGCAGCGAACGGGGCAAAGGAGAGGGCGAAGGATATACACTGAATTTTCCAATGCCGGCAGGTAGTGGTGAACCTGAATATTTAGATGTCTTTAAAAATCAGATAGTTCCTGCATTAATAAAATTTGAACCTGATATTATCCTTATTTCAGCTGGTTTTGATGCACACAATGCCGACCCCTTATCATATATAGGGCTTACCTCTGAGTCATACTATAAATTTACTGTGCTGTTAAAACAGGTTGCCAATGAATTCAGTGGTGGCCGCATGATAGCATTCCTTGAGGGAGGATATGACCTGGAAGCACTGGCAAGTAGTGTGGATATGATGATGCGCGGATTTATAGAAGATTAA
- a CDS encoding DMT family transporter has product MITPRTKGILYVLLSAVTFSLSTVFAKYITSTSPIHGIEVSFVRFLIGFIISSGYIVIHKMSIRPNNIPLVLTRAVSNTVAAILFFVGVQYTTVTNANMLNMTYPVFVFVLAPLFNKERIIKINFLYLMLTLAGTYLVILPHYSTINIGDVYSFLSAIISAIAVVALRESRKYDSTSIILFHLMSIGLVINGIAMIPVFTIPDSITFFYMLLSGLSAYLGQAFFTAGFKFIDATSGSILSSSRIFIAACMGIYFFNDSFATNIIIGGLLITVALIGVSLQEHKDIH; this is encoded by the coding sequence ATGATTACACCTCGTACAAAAGGTATTCTGTATGTACTTCTTTCTGCAGTTACGTTTTCTTTATCAACCGTGTTTGCAAAATATATTACCAGTACATCCCCCATTCATGGTATAGAGGTATCCTTTGTAAGGTTCCTCATTGGATTTATTATCTCTTCAGGGTATATTGTCATCCATAAAATGAGCATTCGCCCTAATAATATACCCCTGGTGCTTACCCGTGCTGTATCAAACACCGTAGCAGCAATACTTTTTTTTGTTGGAGTCCAATATACAACAGTTACCAATGCAAATATGCTCAATATGACATATCCTGTTTTTGTATTTGTGCTTGCTCCTTTATTTAATAAGGAACGCATTATAAAAATCAATTTTTTGTATCTTATGCTAACACTGGCTGGCACCTATCTGGTGATACTGCCTCATTACAGTACCATCAATATTGGTGATGTTTATTCATTTCTTTCAGCAATTATTTCTGCTATTGCTGTAGTAGCACTTCGTGAATCACGAAAATATGATAGTACATCAATTATTTTATTCCATCTTATGAGCATTGGGCTTGTTATAAATGGCATTGCAATGATTCCGGTATTTACAATTCCCGATAGTATCACATTTTTTTATATGCTGCTTTCAGGCTTAAGTGCCTATTTAGGACAGGCTTTTTTTACTGCAGGATTCAAGTTCATTGATGCAACAAGTGGTTCCATACTATCTTCAAGCAGGATATTTATTGCAGCATGCATGGGTATATATTTTTTCAATGACTCATTTGCCACAAACATCATTATTGGCGGATTATTAATCACAGTGGCTCTGATAGGAGTGAGTTTACAGGAACACAAAGATATACATTAA
- a CDS encoding FAD-dependent oxidoreductase, whose protein sequence is MYQLLFTPITINTLEIKNRIAYPALGLMYSYDGTLNDRYYEYFREKAKGGAGLVTVGPVGIDIAGSGRVALSLASDERIPDFAKLAQIIKSEGARTFVQLFHAGAYSYSMLTDGVQPIAPSAVYSKYSKQTPREMTLEDIEIVQKAYVDAALRVKEAGFDGVEIIASAGYLITQFLSPITNKRTDKYGGSFENRVRFPREVIEKVRQAVGKDFPISIRMAGHDFVPGSNTSKETPLFAKVYEEAGVDIINVTGGWHEAKVPQLPMELPRGGYAYLAANIKKAVNVPVMASNRISSPAEAEKILRDSMADMVNLGRVLIADPYWPKKAMQGKAKLIRPCVGCNQGCTDTLFSGMPVGCILNARAGYEFERSLAKTSHPLKIMVVGAGPAGLEAAVRAKEAGHEVEIYEKEHEIGGQLYIAAAPPHKHELLEIIRYYKAMIEEYSIPVHLNTAVTIDIINKKKPDHVIVATGAEALKPPIKGIDNPHVYSAWDVLRDNPKLGRNVAVIGGGAVGIETALFIANKGTLSPEALHFLMFFEAEPVERLKELITQGTSTVTIIEMLPSIGKDVGRSTKWILKLELEKFGVNVITSARVTEITDKAVVFSRDNTVIAQEFDNVVIAVGSRPVNPLGNELQKAGIAHTIIGDCKKIGKINDAIHEAFLAIANLQQMAKV, encoded by the coding sequence ATGTATCAACTTCTTTTCACACCTATAACCATTAATACATTGGAAATCAAAAACAGGATTGCTTACCCTGCTTTAGGGTTAATGTATTCATACGATGGTACTTTGAATGATCGATACTATGAATATTTCAGAGAAAAAGCAAAAGGGGGAGCTGGTCTTGTTACTGTGGGCCCGGTTGGGATAGATATTGCAGGATCTGGCAGAGTTGCTTTATCACTGGCATCAGATGAAAGGATTCCTGATTTTGCAAAATTAGCACAGATTATAAAAAGTGAAGGAGCGCGAACGTTTGTACAACTGTTCCATGCTGGGGCATATTCGTATTCAATGCTCACTGATGGCGTTCAGCCTATTGCCCCTTCAGCGGTCTATTCAAAATACTCAAAGCAAACACCCAGAGAAATGACACTGGAGGACATCGAAATTGTCCAGAAAGCATACGTTGATGCTGCGCTGCGTGTAAAGGAAGCGGGCTTTGATGGCGTTGAGATTATTGCTTCGGCAGGGTATCTCATTACACAGTTTCTATCGCCCATAACTAATAAACGAACAGACAAATATGGTGGATCATTTGAAAACAGGGTACGCTTCCCAAGAGAGGTGATTGAGAAGGTGCGTCAGGCAGTTGGCAAAGATTTCCCAATCAGCATACGGATGGCAGGCCATGATTTTGTTCCGGGAAGCAACACAAGCAAAGAAACACCGTTGTTTGCTAAGGTATATGAAGAAGCAGGTGTGGATATTATTAATGTTACGGGTGGGTGGCATGAAGCTAAGGTTCCACAGCTTCCCATGGAATTACCGCGTGGAGGGTATGCGTATTTAGCTGCCAATATTAAAAAAGCAGTGAATGTGCCTGTTATGGCTTCCAACAGAATAAGCTCACCGGCTGAAGCTGAAAAGATACTTCGCGACAGCATGGCTGATATGGTTAACTTAGGAAGAGTACTGATTGCTGATCCGTACTGGCCAAAGAAAGCTATGCAGGGAAAAGCAAAGCTTATAAGGCCATGTGTGGGTTGTAATCAGGGTTGTACTGATACATTGTTCAGTGGCATGCCGGTAGGATGTATTCTAAACGCTCGTGCAGGGTATGAGTTTGAACGCTCTTTAGCAAAAACTTCTCATCCGTTGAAGATTATGGTTGTGGGTGCAGGACCTGCAGGACTTGAAGCAGCAGTACGGGCAAAAGAGGCAGGGCATGAAGTAGAAATTTATGAGAAAGAACATGAAATTGGTGGCCAGTTATATATAGCTGCTGCACCACCACATAAACATGAATTACTTGAGATTATACGCTACTATAAAGCAATGATAGAAGAATATTCAATTCCGGTACATTTGAATACAGCGGTAACAATTGATATTATAAACAAAAAGAAGCCTGATCATGTAATAGTTGCTACAGGTGCTGAAGCGCTGAAGCCCCCCATCAAGGGCATAGATAATCCACATGTATATTCAGCCTGGGACGTTTTGCGTGATAATCCCAAATTGGGGCGCAATGTTGCAGTGATAGGCGGAGGTGCTGTTGGTATAGAAACAGCATTGTTTATTGCAAATAAGGGTACATTGTCACCTGAAGCACTGCATTTTTTGATGTTTTTTGAAGCAGAACCAGTGGAACGATTGAAAGAATTAATAACACAGGGCACCAGTACTGTCACCATTATTGAGATGCTTCCTTCTATTGGTAAGGATGTTGGCAGGTCGACAAAGTGGATATTGAAATTGGAATTGGAAAAATTTGGTGTTAATGTGATTACATCTGCCAGGGTTACTGAGATTACGGATAAAGCTGTAGTTTTTTCAAGGGATAATACTGTAATAGCACAGGAATTTGATAATGTGGTTATTGCAGTAGGCTCAAGGCCGGTTAATCCGCTGGGGAATGAATTGCAAAAAGCTGGTATTGCGCACACGATCATTGGCGATTGCAAAAAGATAGGAAAAATAAATGATGCCATTCATGAAGCATTTTTAGCGATAGCTAACTTGCAACAGATGGCAAAGGTATAA